GGGTTAAATAAGTGCATCGAAGAAATAAGGAAAATAGAGGGTGTGAAGAATACGAACACTGTTTTGGTGCTCAGGGTTGTCAGATGACCTTTCGCCATACTTTTGAGTTATCAAAGTTCATGAGTTCTTCTATGACGCCTTCACGAGACATGAGCAGCGTCAATTCATCATACTTGCCATCTATTTCGTTAATACAAGCATCGGGAAAAGACAGGTCTATGGGCATCCTAGCCTTCCAGTAGTAGCCGTCCTTTACGTTAAGTCTGGTAAAAGTTCCGACGAGGCTTTTCTTAAGGGGAAAGTTAAGCACGTTTATTATGAATTCAACGAAACAAATCCTGTACGCTTTTTCGTAAACATCTCCATAAAAGGTATTAAAATAAACGTACAACGGGCTATCCCTGGAATAGGTTTCCCACGTGGTGAATTGTGTGTATAGAGGAATCCAACCCTCGTCCCTTAGCACCATGTCCTCGAAGCTCTGCGGCCTCTTCCAGTTGCTAACCATAAATCCCCTCTCCTCTAGGGCGGGTATCACGTAACGATGAAGGATGCCCTGTCTGAGCATCTCTATCCTTTCTTTCAAACTAATCGGCATACCATCGATCTCTCCTGATTTTCAACGATGTTCAGCCTTCCGTCTACCCGTTATACTAGCTTAAAAAGGTGGTTAACGGAGGGTTAAAACGTTTACTTTTCATGGGCAGCCACCATGAACGTAAAATTAAAAAATTCAGGGAATGGGGGGAAGTTTAGCTTTGGTTAACATTTTATATAACCGCAAACAACAGTAATGCGAGGGACGAGTCATGCCGTTCAAACGTAAGAGCAGAGGCAGAGCCAAAGGTGCGAAGGGCAAAGAACCGATGGTACAATGCGACAACTGTGGTGCTTATGTGCCCAGGAGTAAGATACAAAGGGTTACGAGAAGGGTCTCGCTCGTAAGCAAAGATCTTGCAAAAGAGTTAAAGCAACAAGGCGCATACCTTGCTGAGAACGTAATAACTAAGAACCTTTGTATAAGTTGTGCGATACATTACGGCATCTTGAAAGTAAGAGCAAGGGAAGAGAGGAAGCTCACCCCTTAAGCCGATCCTTATCCTTAAAGACGTTAGGATGTTGGAAAATAGGCATAACTTCCCGGCGTTTGTAACATGTAAAAAATTCCGTAAAAACAAGTTGGTGTAAGGTTTTTAAATAGCATCATTTCGCCTAAAATTGGGGTGGATCTTCTATGCTACCCAGGGCTAGAATGTCACTTATACGACTAAGGCTTGCGATGTTAGGTACGCTGGCTGCCATAATCGGCTTAGCAACGCTTGTCTTGACGGTGATTTTAAGCTGGTTAGGGGTCCCCTTTGGTATATATACGGTACTTGGCATAGTAGTCGTATTTCATATACTACAGTGGTTGTTTGCACCCTATATCATTAACGCAATATATAGGGTCAGACCCATTGAAGCGCACGAATATCCTTGGCTTCATGAAGCCTTATCAAGAATTTCGGCAACAAGTGGACTTAGTGCAAAACCAAAGCTTATGCTGGCAGAGATAGACATACCGAATGCTTTCGCCTACGGTAGCCCAATTACAGGTAACTTCGTAGCAGTTACAAGGGGTCTACTGTCTAATTTGCCCCGTGAAGAAGTCGAAGCGGTCGTTGGACATGAGCTAGGTCACGTGAAGCACAAAGACGTTATGTTCATGATGATCATAAGCATAATACCCGCACTTCTGTATTATCTTGGACACATACTTTACTACTCCGGCTGGCTCGGTGGTGCATCTAGAGACCAGAGGGGAGGTGGCGCACTCTTGGTGCTCATCGGAGTGGGACTGATGGTTCTAAGTTTCATCTTTAACCTTTTCGTATTTTACTTTAGCAGGTTGAGAGAGCACTATGCCGATTCACATGCCGCGACTTCCGTGCAAAACGGTGCAAGGAATTTGCAAAGGGCTCTAGTCAGAATAATGACTGCCTCAAGAAAGATTCGTAAAGAAAAAATCGCCGTCTATACTCAGGTCAAGGCGCTATTCATAGCAGATCCTGAAGTTACTGTTAGGGGCTATGAGGATATAGACGCTCTCGTGGAACGTATCAAGGCGGAAAAGCCAAACATTCTGATGGAAATATTTAGTACTCATCCGCACCCTGCCAAGAGGCTTCGTCATTTAGATGCCTACATAACCTGATGTCAGTAGGCTTTGGCTACATAGACGACTTCTTGGGCCTTTTCACCACAAACTATACAATTTCTTTGTGGCACCTCTACTATGTCAAATCTACTGCCCCTTATCTCACCGCCAGCATGTTCTTTGAGTTTTAGCGCGCAATCCTCTTTACCGCACCACTCAATTCTCGCTATCTTTCTTTCTGATAAAACCTTTTTTACCTCATCTGGGCTATGTGCATCAATCACCATCTGCTCCATTATTCTAGCGCTCCTTTCCCTCAAGAAGGTGAAAAATTTTGTCATAAGTTCTTCGACGCGTGCCTCAACGTCGTTCAGATCCACTTCAATTCTCTCTAGAGTATCTCTCCTAAAGAGCGTGACCTTACTACTCGAAACCTCTTTTGGACCTATCTCAATCCTAACTGGTACACCGAGTGTTTCCCAGTGGTAGAATTTTTCACCGGGCGTAACGTCTTCCCTATCATCTAACACACATCTGTAGATTTGCGCTAATTTTTCATGAATTTTCTTGCAGTACGACATTATGAGTTCCTCGTATCCTTTGAACGGTATGGGCACTATGACTACCTGAACCGGTGCAATACTAGGTGGAAATACGCAACCCCTATCGTCACCATGTTGTGCAATGACGGCTGCCAGAACTCTACTGAAGCCAAAACCGTAGCAGAGTTGATATACTAATGCTCTGCTACCGTCCTTCTGCTCAAAGTCTATCTCAAACACCTTTGAAAAGTTTCTACCGAGGTTGTGAACGGTAGCCACCTGATTGACCTTGCCATCTGGGTTCCAAGCATCGAACGCTATCGAGTACTTTGCGCCGGCAAACTTATCGAAATCCGGTCTTTTCAGCAAAAGGTAACTTATACCGAGCTCCTTAAGAACTTTAGAGTATATCTCTATTGCCTCCCTCACCTGCTCCTCAGCGTCCGCGGCGGTAGCATGTGCGGTGTGGGCCTCGTTCCATGGAAACTCCCTTGCCCTATATAGGGGTCGCGTTGCTTTTGTTTCATACCTGTAAACGTTCACTGTTTGATGAACTTTAAACGGGAGGTCAGCATGCGACCTTATCCATAACTTAAACATAGGATACATTATTGTCTCGGACGTGGGGCGTACTATCAGCTTCTTTTCTAACGGCTTATTACCAGCTTTTTCTATGACGAAGACTTCAGAAGAGAAGCCCTTTATATGCTCCGCCTCTTTGGCGAAAAGCTCGT
This genomic stretch from Aigarchaeota archaeon harbors:
- a CDS encoding 30S ribosomal protein S26e; translated protein: MPFKRKSRGRAKGAKGKEPMVQCDNCGAYVPRSKIQRVTRRVSLVSKDLAKELKQQGAYLAENVITKNLCISCAIHYGILKVRAREERKLTP
- the proS gene encoding proline--tRNA ligase, with product MSTVASAINKFTNFSSWFDALIFQARIVDSRFPVKGFVVYLENGMFIIEMIRRRLEELLVKTGHKTMMFPLVTTDELFAKEAEHIKGFSSEVFVIEKAGNKPLEKKLIVRPTSETIMYPMFKLWIRSHADLPFKVHQTVNVYRYETKATRPLYRAREFPWNEAHTAHATAADAEEQVREAIEIYSKVLKELGISYLLLKRPDFDKFAGAKYSIAFDAWNPDGKVNQVATVHNLGRNFSKVFEIDFEQKDGSRALVYQLCYGFGFSRVLAAVIAQHGDDRGCVFPPSIAPVQVVIVPIPFKGYEELIMSYCKKIHEKLAQIYRCVLDDREDVTPGEKFYHWETLGVPVRIEIGPKEVSSSKVTLFRRDTLERIEVDLNDVEARVEELMTKFFTFLRERSARIMEQMVIDAHSPDEVKKVLSERKIARIEWCGKEDCALKLKEHAGGEIRGSRFDIVEVPQRNCIVCGEKAQEVVYVAKAY
- the htpX gene encoding zinc metalloprotease HtpX; this translates as MLPRARMSLIRLRLAMLGTLAAIIGLATLVLTVILSWLGVPFGIYTVLGIVVVFHILQWLFAPYIINAIYRVRPIEAHEYPWLHEALSRISATSGLSAKPKLMLAEIDIPNAFAYGSPITGNFVAVTRGLLSNLPREEVEAVVGHELGHVKHKDVMFMMIISIIPALLYYLGHILYYSGWLGGASRDQRGGGALLVLIGVGLMVLSFIFNLFVFYFSRLREHYADSHAATSVQNGARNLQRALVRIMTASRKIRKEKIAVYTQVKALFIADPEVTVRGYEDIDALVERIKAEKPNILMEIFSTHPHPAKRLRHLDAYIT